One Halovivax ruber XH-70 genomic region harbors:
- a CDS encoding KH domain-containing protein, which translates to MQHVKIPQDRIGVLIGSGGETMREIESAAEVRLDIDSENGSVAVETVGDPVLGLKGPDIVRAIGRGFAPEDALALLDDELMMFDIVDIDTASRNANDMKRQKGRLIGENGRTRELMEELSGASVVIYGSTLAIIGTPEQVDVVRTAAEMLLDGAPHGAVYSFLEEKHNELKRQGLEYHRFPGSGTEEQA; encoded by the coding sequence ATGCAGCACGTGAAGATTCCGCAGGACCGCATCGGCGTCCTCATCGGCAGCGGCGGGGAGACGATGCGGGAGATCGAGTCGGCCGCCGAGGTCAGGCTCGACATCGACTCCGAGAACGGGTCGGTCGCGGTCGAGACCGTCGGCGATCCCGTGCTCGGCCTGAAGGGACCGGACATCGTCCGGGCGATCGGGCGCGGGTTCGCCCCCGAGGACGCCCTGGCGCTGCTCGACGACGAACTGATGATGTTCGACATCGTCGACATCGACACGGCGTCCCGCAACGCGAACGACATGAAGCGACAGAAGGGCCGACTGATCGGCGAGAACGGCCGCACCCGCGAGCTCATGGAGGAGCTCTCGGGCGCCTCCGTCGTCATCTACGGCTCGACGCTCGCGATCATCGGGACGCCGGAACAGGTCGACGTCGTCCGCACCGCCGCGGAGATGCTTCTCGACGGTGCGCCCCACGGCGCGGTCTACTCGTTCTTAGAAGAGAAGCACAACGAACTCAAACGACAGGGGCTCGAGTACCATCGCTTCCCGGGCTCGGGCACGGAAGAACAAGCCTGA
- a CDS encoding tryptophan--tRNA ligase, protein MARHDSSDTPDTAEPTSEHPTDPATATGGHSSDPAASATEHSPERPSSARLDGNTVTDTEYDRLVSEFGAEPLSDEQIERLPYHPAIRRRTMYAGRDVDQYLDAAEAGQAHSIVTGVGPSGPLHLGHVLPLYLAKRFQDETGATVYLPFSDDEKLLSRDLTFDEIGEFTRDNLRDVLAVGFDPERTRIVLDTADADVIYPIAVSLAERLTPATVDAVYGEQDNVGLSFYPAVQATHLLLPQLVEGQQPTLVPIAVDQDPHVRICRDLAARESLPVQKPGALLGRFLPALDGPGKLSSSDDAPSIELTDDRETVAKTIREHAYTGGQSTVEKHRELGGDPSVDVPFQYLRYLFEPDDAELERIERAYRAGELLSGELKELAIDRIADFLADHQRRREALGSLADELGPYRLRPGERARALERVGVPRHRPPSPHQADRG, encoded by the coding sequence ATGGCACGACACGATTCATCTGACACACCCGACACAGCGGAACCGACCAGTGAACACCCGACCGATCCAGCCACAGCGACCGGCGGACACTCGTCCGACCCAGCCGCATCGGCCACCGAACATTCGCCCGAACGACCCTCGTCTGCACGACTCGATGGCAACACCGTCACCGACACCGAGTACGACCGCCTCGTTTCGGAGTTCGGCGCCGAGCCGCTCTCCGACGAACAGATCGAGCGGCTCCCCTACCATCCAGCGATCCGGCGGCGGACGATGTACGCCGGTCGCGACGTCGATCAGTATCTCGACGCCGCGGAGGCAGGCCAAGCCCACTCGATCGTCACCGGCGTCGGTCCCTCGGGCCCGCTCCACCTCGGTCACGTCCTCCCGCTGTACCTCGCGAAGCGCTTCCAGGACGAGACGGGAGCGACGGTGTACCTCCCGTTTTCGGACGACGAGAAGCTCCTCTCCAGAGACCTGACGTTCGACGAGATCGGCGAGTTCACCCGAGACAACCTCCGGGACGTCCTCGCCGTCGGCTTCGATCCCGAGCGAACACGGATCGTCCTCGACACGGCCGACGCCGACGTGATCTATCCCATCGCCGTCTCGCTGGCCGAGCGGCTGACGCCGGCGACCGTCGATGCGGTCTACGGCGAGCAGGACAACGTGGGACTCTCGTTCTATCCGGCCGTCCAGGCCACGCACCTCCTGCTCCCGCAACTTGTCGAGGGACAGCAACCGACGCTGGTCCCCATCGCCGTCGATCAAGATCCCCACGTCAGGATCTGCCGCGACCTCGCGGCGAGGGAGTCACTGCCCGTCCAGAAGCCGGGCGCGCTCCTCGGTCGCTTCCTTCCAGCCCTCGACGGCCCGGGGAAGCTGAGTTCCTCGGACGACGCCCCGTCGATCGAGTTGACCGACGACCGCGAAACGGTCGCGAAAACGATTCGCGAACACGCCTACACGGGCGGGCAATCGACGGTCGAGAAACACCGGGAACTGGGTGGCGACCCCAGCGTCGACGTCCCGTTCCAGTACCTGCGCTACCTGTTCGAACCGGACGACGCTGAACTCGAGCGAATCGAGCGCGCGTACCGTGCCGGCGAGCTGTTGAGCGGCGAACTGAAGGAGCTCGCGATCGACCGAATCGCGGACTTCCTGGCAGATCACCAGCGCCGGCGCGAGGCGCTCGGGTCACTCGCGGACGAACTCGGGCCGTATCGGCTCCGCCCGGGAGAGCGTGCGCGAGCGCTCGAACGGGTCGGCGTCCCGCGGCATCGGCCGCCCTCCCCCCACCAAGCCGATCGGGGGTAG
- a CDS encoding thiamine ABC transporter substrate-binding protein, protein MRRRTFVGTIGGGTLAGVAGCLTRDGSESPSSGDELSGSPESGTITVATYDSMIDGTDPAGTWLKEAFEEAHSDATLEWTTAENGLNHYIQREAQDASLEADVYLGVNVDDLARIDDQLGDGGLFLELADDRLDRTDRIRDGLAMGDPHGRVRPFDTGYISLVYDETVVDAPETFDDLLDPAYEGTLLAQNAQTSDPGQAFLLWTIDAYGEDDYLEYWNDLAANDVRILDDWTESYYGAYMEEERPMVVSYSTDQVFAAAEGYDMSRHQIAFPEGQGYANPEGVGVFDRASNAALAHTFVDFLLSSDAQAEIAQRNVQFPAVAAEHVDLADDFDQYAHEPPEAVTIGYDRLRGNLDGWVEEWARDRTGL, encoded by the coding sequence ATGAGACGACGCACGTTCGTCGGCACGATCGGCGGCGGGACGCTCGCAGGGGTCGCTGGCTGCCTCACACGCGACGGCAGTGAGTCGCCGAGTTCGGGGGACGAACTGTCGGGTTCCCCGGAGTCGGGAACGATCACGGTCGCCACGTACGACTCGATGATCGACGGGACCGATCCGGCGGGAACCTGGCTGAAGGAGGCGTTCGAGGAGGCCCACTCAGACGCCACCCTCGAGTGGACGACGGCGGAGAACGGACTCAATCACTACATCCAGCGTGAAGCCCAGGATGCCTCGCTCGAGGCAGACGTCTATCTGGGGGTCAACGTCGACGACCTGGCCCGCATCGACGACCAACTCGGCGACGGCGGGCTCTTTCTCGAACTCGCCGACGACCGACTCGACCGGACCGATCGTATCCGCGACGGCCTGGCGATGGGTGACCCGCACGGCCGGGTTCGTCCGTTCGACACCGGGTACATCAGCCTGGTCTACGACGAGACCGTCGTCGATGCACCCGAGACGTTCGACGACCTGCTTGACCCCGCCTACGAGGGGACGCTCCTCGCCCAGAACGCCCAGACGTCGGACCCGGGCCAGGCGTTCTTGCTGTGGACGATCGATGCGTACGGCGAGGACGACTATCTCGAGTACTGGAACGATCTCGCGGCCAACGACGTCCGTATCCTCGACGACTGGACCGAATCGTACTACGGAGCGTACATGGAAGAAGAGCGGCCGATGGTGGTCTCGTACTCGACCGACCAGGTGTTCGCGGCCGCCGAGGGCTACGACATGAGCCGCCACCAGATCGCGTTCCCCGAGGGGCAGGGGTACGCCAACCCCGAGGGTGTCGGCGTCTTCGACCGGGCGTCGAACGCGGCGCTCGCGCACACGTTCGTCGACTTCCTGCTCTCGAGCGACGCCCAGGCCGAGATCGCCCAGCGCAACGTCCAGTTCCCGGCCGTTGCTGCCGAACACGTCGATCTGGCCGATGACTTCGACCAGTACGCCCACGAACCGCCGGAGGCCGTGACGATCGGCTACGACCGACTCCGGGGCAACCTCGACGGCTGGGTCGAGGAGTGGGCGCGCGACCGGACCGGGCTGTAG
- a CDS encoding ABC transporter permease, with the protein MARTEAVTAWIERHALTFLALATAATLVVMLYVPVAIVFAEAVVDRGSIAFGSFADVLTDPFFVGELATIAADPLAIPDHLAGIWGWLTAISISATVVTVPGIGISIPWLAVDTPSLRLGLFGFTAYQAALSTLASLALGLPAAAVLAKYDFWGRRTIRSLTILPFVLPGILVAVGFYATFGRAGTINSLLGVVGLGPYPFIEWNPLAIVIVAHAFYNAPLIARVTVAAWESVDVRSVETARSLGASRRRAFVDVVFPQLRPAILAGALLTFIFTFMTFPIVLALGGLELATVEVWIYDRVSTLAFTEAATLAILETVISLGLTYAYLRYESAQSGLSATGSPPPRERLFPDLRSVCSPRRLAIVGYGLLALVVFVGPLASLVLGSVTDGSGFTLRHYAFLLDRQLEGESFQTLPFRAIVNSLLFGLATLLVAVPMGVVVSVVTTRAGRSGTVVDTLAMLPLAVSGIVFGIGLLQGLVFGISLPGGWRLQVTGTVAIVAAHAVAAYPFVTRTVSPQLDDLDPALVESARALGASRGRALLDVELPLVASAIVAGAAFAFAISIGEFSSTVILATGSDAYTMPVAVERYLGRRSGPALAMGTVLLAVTAASFVVVDRVGGRFE; encoded by the coding sequence ATGGCTCGAACCGAGGCCGTGACTGCCTGGATCGAGCGTCACGCACTGACGTTCCTCGCCCTCGCCACCGCGGCGACCCTCGTGGTGATGCTGTACGTCCCGGTCGCGATCGTCTTCGCGGAGGCCGTCGTCGATCGTGGCTCGATCGCTTTCGGGTCGTTCGCCGACGTCCTTACCGACCCGTTCTTCGTCGGCGAGCTGGCGACGATCGCCGCCGATCCGCTGGCGATCCCGGACCATCTCGCGGGGATCTGGGGGTGGCTTACGGCAATTTCGATCTCCGCGACCGTCGTGACCGTCCCGGGAATCGGCATCTCGATCCCGTGGCTCGCCGTCGACACGCCGAGCCTCCGTCTGGGCCTGTTCGGCTTTACGGCCTACCAGGCGGCCCTCTCGACACTCGCCAGCCTCGCACTCGGACTTCCGGCTGCGGCCGTCCTCGCGAAATACGACTTCTGGGGCCGCCGAACGATCCGATCGCTGACGATCCTCCCGTTCGTCCTCCCTGGCATTCTCGTCGCGGTCGGCTTCTACGCCACGTTCGGCCGGGCGGGAACGATCAACTCCCTTCTCGGCGTCGTTGGCCTCGGCCCGTATCCGTTCATCGAGTGGAACCCGCTCGCGATCGTGATCGTGGCCCACGCCTTCTACAACGCGCCGCTGATCGCCCGAGTGACGGTCGCCGCCTGGGAGTCCGTCGACGTCCGGAGCGTCGAGACCGCCCGCAGTCTGGGGGCGAGTCGGCGCCGTGCATTCGTCGACGTCGTCTTCCCGCAACTGCGCCCGGCGATCCTCGCCGGTGCCCTCCTGACGTTCATCTTCACGTTCATGACGTTCCCGATCGTCCTCGCGCTCGGCGGGCTGGAACTCGCGACCGTCGAGGTCTGGATCTACGACCGGGTCAGTACCCTCGCCTTCACCGAAGCCGCGACGCTCGCCATCCTCGAGACCGTCATCTCGCTCGGCCTGACCTACGCGTACCTCCGCTACGAGTCCGCCCAGTCGGGGCTCTCGGCGACCGGCTCTCCGCCCCCACGCGAACGCCTGTTCCCGGACCTGCGGAGCGTCTGTTCGCCACGCCGACTGGCGATCGTCGGCTACGGCCTCCTCGCGCTGGTCGTCTTCGTCGGCCCGCTCGCGAGCCTCGTTCTCGGGAGCGTCACCGACGGGAGCGGGTTCACCCTCCGTCACTACGCGTTCCTGCTCGACCGCCAACTCGAGGGCGAGTCGTTCCAGACGTTGCCGTTTCGCGCCATCGTAAACTCGTTGCTCTTCGGGCTCGCGACGCTCCTCGTGGCCGTCCCGATGGGTGTCGTCGTCTCCGTGGTGACGACGCGGGCCGGCCGGAGCGGAACGGTCGTCGATACGCTCGCCATGCTTCCCCTCGCGGTCAGCGGCATCGTCTTCGGGATCGGCCTCCTGCAGGGGCTCGTCTTCGGAATCTCGCTCCCCGGTGGGTGGCGCCTGCAGGTGACCGGGACCGTGGCGATCGTCGCCGCCCACGCCGTCGCCGCGTACCCGTTCGTCACGCGAACCGTCTCGCCACAACTCGACGACCTCGACCCGGCGCTGGTCGAATCCGCTCGGGCCCTCGGGGCCTCGCGGGGTCGGGCACTGCTCGACGTCGAACTCCCGCTCGTCGCCTCTGCCATCGTCGCCGGGGCCGCCTTCGCGTTCGCCATCTCGATCGGCGAATTCTCTTCGACGGTGATTTTGGCGACCGGGAGCGACGCCTACACCATGCCAGTGGCCGTCGAGCGCTACCTCGGCCGGCGATCCGGCCCCGCCCTCGCCATGGGAACGGTGCTCCTCGCCGTCACCGCAGCCAGCTTCGTCGTCGTCGATCGCGTCGGCGGGAGGTTCGAGTGA
- a CDS encoding ABC transporter ATP-binding protein, which translates to MTDLRLDGVSKRYDGGGGTSPDAADESGTLALRDADLTIRDGEFFTLVGPSGCGKTTTLRTIAGFEAPTHGRVSFDGDDVTGVAPERRDVGVVFQSYALFPHMTVAENVGYGLRFRDPPAGTSRDDRIEHLLDLVDLAGMGERDPAQLSGGQQQRVALARALAPEPSLLLLDEPMSALDARLRESLRRQVKRIQTQLDITTVYVTHDQSEALAISDRLAVMNAGRVEQVGPPREIYREPATRFVAEFVGDNNVFEGTVDETTDDRSRVTVDGWTFSLPTLPDTADRVTFCVRPDALSRAVEHNRFTVAVETTEFLGERVRCNGRWNGRPIVLHVDDTIDERSPDGDLTVGFEPSAAHVVDVE; encoded by the coding sequence ATGACCGATCTCCGCCTCGACGGCGTCTCGAAGCGCTACGACGGGGGAGGGGGAACGTCACCCGACGCGGCCGACGAATCGGGAACGCTCGCCCTGCGCGACGCCGACCTGACGATCCGCGACGGCGAGTTCTTCACGCTCGTCGGTCCCTCCGGCTGCGGGAAGACGACCACGTTACGGACGATCGCCGGCTTCGAGGCGCCCACGCACGGGCGTGTCTCGTTCGACGGGGACGACGTCACTGGCGTTGCCCCCGAACGGCGGGACGTCGGCGTCGTCTTCCAGAGCTACGCGCTCTTTCCGCACATGACCGTCGCCGAGAACGTCGGCTACGGCCTGCGATTTCGCGATCCGCCTGCAGGCACCTCCCGCGACGACCGAATCGAGCACCTGCTCGACCTCGTCGATCTCGCCGGGATGGGCGAGCGCGACCCGGCACAGCTCTCCGGCGGACAACAACAGCGTGTGGCCCTCGCCCGTGCGCTCGCGCCGGAACCCTCCTTGCTCCTGCTCGACGAACCGATGAGCGCACTGGACGCTCGCCTCCGGGAGTCGCTACGCCGACAGGTGAAACGAATCCAGACCCAGCTCGACATCACGACCGTCTACGTCACCCACGATCAGTCGGAGGCGCTGGCCATCTCGGACCGCCTCGCCGTCATGAACGCCGGCCGGGTCGAACAGGTTGGCCCGCCACGAGAGATCTACCGGGAACCGGCGACGCGCTTCGTCGCCGAGTTCGTCGGCGACAACAACGTCTTCGAGGGCACCGTCGACGAGACGACCGACGATCGGTCACGCGTCACCGTCGACGGGTGGACGTTTTCCCTCCCGACACTCCCCGACACCGCCGACCGGGTCACGTTCTGTGTCCGGCCGGACGCCCTCTCGCGGGCCGTCGAGCACAATCGCTTCACCGTCGCCGTCGAAACGACCGAATTCCTCGGCGAGCGCGTCCGGTGTAACGGTCGATGGAACGGCCGGCCGATCGTGTTGCACGTCGACGACACTATCGACGAACGGTCGCCGGACGGCGACCTCACCGTCGGGTTCGAGCCGTCGGCTGCACACGTCGTCGACGTCGAATAA
- the rio1 gene encoding serine/threonine-protein kinase Rio1, translating to MGDEYGLVDTDSVEVPGDEWEEIDVSETEADRIARKRDRKFSQFRERLTDADQFKVEQSVFDDATFAALYKLVQDGHVEAFGGPISTGKEANVYQALGPDDTEVAVKVYRINASSFRQMRSYLEGDPRFEGLGGKKKDVVLAWVKKEFANLRRAERAGVRVPEPIATERNVLVMEYIGDEAGRARRLGEVTIENPQTAYEVLREYMRRLYAAGIVHGDLSEYNVVFHDGQLIVIDLGQAVTVHHPNSREFLERDCTNVASFFRRQGVDVSDDDLLAFVTDPEPDPSRE from the coding sequence ATGGGAGACGAGTACGGACTGGTCGACACGGACTCCGTCGAAGTTCCCGGCGACGAGTGGGAAGAGATCGACGTCTCGGAGACGGAGGCCGACCGGATCGCCCGCAAACGCGACCGGAAATTCAGCCAGTTCCGCGAGCGCCTGACCGACGCCGACCAGTTCAAGGTCGAACAGTCGGTGTTCGACGACGCGACGTTCGCCGCGCTGTACAAACTCGTCCAGGACGGCCACGTCGAAGCCTTCGGCGGCCCCATCTCGACGGGCAAGGAGGCCAACGTCTATCAGGCGCTGGGTCCCGACGACACCGAGGTCGCAGTGAAGGTCTACCGCATCAACGCCTCGAGTTTCCGCCAGATGCGGTCGTATCTGGAGGGCGACCCCCGGTTCGAGGGGCTGGGCGGCAAGAAGAAAGACGTCGTGCTCGCCTGGGTGAAAAAGGAGTTCGCCAACCTGCGACGGGCCGAGCGCGCGGGTGTCCGCGTCCCGGAACCGATCGCGACCGAGCGAAACGTCCTCGTGATGGAGTACATCGGCGACGAGGCAGGGCGAGCGAGGCGACTCGGCGAGGTCACGATCGAGAACCCACAGACGGCCTACGAGGTACTCCGGGAGTACATGCGCCGCCTCTACGCGGCGGGGATCGTCCACGGCGACCTGAGCGAGTACAACGTCGTCTTTCACGACGGGCAACTGATCGTCATCGACCTCGGACAGGCGGTGACGGTCCACCACCCCAACAGCCGCGAGTTCTTAGAGCGCGACTGTACGAACGTGGCCTCGTTCTTCCGGCGCCAGGGCGTCGACGTCAGCGACGACGACCTGCTCGCGTTCGTGACCGACCCCGAACCGGATCCATCGCGGGAGTAG
- the endA gene encoding tRNA-intron lyase codes for MALEGELDSDVVRLGGDARQRFHDARGYGYPLSGNEIALSPVEAAHLLYTDNIDGVRVDGERVGFRGFTAREPGVDFAVRYLVYADLRARGLYLSPAREPWIDPDAFDGVDDDTDFAVYPRGKGPNDGELEYALRVLGERTDVPATALEPGVLAVVDEESEITYLEVATPTVTGDSVRVTDPGLVPLGTDGMDPSETGVGADLLEDRVVIWNPPTALYERTFYGQPLEGREYDGETPTIQCSLLEAAHLASVGVLDLDPGAVRERGRAVEGDRFDRRLRVYTALRERGVVPKTGYKFGADFRTYATVDTVDDLGHSEHLIRVVPSTHDFEPRDLSLDVRLAHGVRKTMVVALVTDEPAHPDDPAEGISWRSVERLTP; via the coding sequence ATGGCACTCGAGGGCGAACTGGACAGCGACGTCGTTCGACTCGGCGGCGACGCTCGCCAGCGGTTTCACGACGCCCGTGGCTACGGCTACCCGCTCTCGGGCAACGAGATCGCCCTCTCCCCCGTCGAAGCGGCCCACCTGCTCTACACGGACAACATAGACGGGGTCCGCGTCGACGGCGAGCGAGTCGGCTTTCGGGGCTTTACGGCCCGCGAGCCGGGGGTGGACTTCGCCGTCCGCTACCTCGTCTACGCCGACCTCCGTGCCCGGGGACTGTACCTCTCGCCGGCACGTGAGCCCTGGATCGACCCCGACGCGTTCGACGGCGTCGACGACGACACCGACTTCGCCGTCTACCCGCGCGGCAAGGGGCCGAACGACGGCGAACTCGAATACGCCCTCCGCGTCCTCGGCGAGCGAACGGACGTCCCAGCGACGGCGCTCGAACCCGGCGTCCTCGCCGTCGTCGACGAAGAGAGCGAGATTACCTACCTCGAGGTGGCCACGCCGACGGTGACGGGCGACAGCGTCCGGGTGACCGATCCGGGACTCGTCCCACTCGGTACCGATGGGATGGACCCGTCGGAAACCGGCGTCGGCGCCGACCTGCTCGAAGACCGCGTCGTGATCTGGAACCCACCGACGGCACTCTACGAACGAACCTTCTACGGCCAGCCACTGGAGGGCCGCGAGTACGACGGTGAGACACCGACCATCCAGTGCTCGCTGCTCGAAGCGGCCCACCTCGCGTCGGTCGGCGTGCTCGACCTGGATCCGGGTGCCGTTCGCGAGCGGGGCAGAGCTGTCGAAGGCGACCGGTTCGATCGCCGGCTTCGCGTCTACACCGCGCTTCGGGAACGCGGCGTCGTCCCGAAGACCGGCTACAAGTTCGGCGCCGACTTTCGAACGTACGCGACCGTCGACACGGTCGACGACCTCGGCCACTCCGAGCACCTGATCCGGGTCGTGCCGAGCACCCACGACTTCGAGCCGCGTGACCTCTCGCTCGACGTCCGGCTGGCCCACGGCGTTCGCAAGACGATGGTGGTCGCGCTCGTCACGGACGAGCCAGCACACCCAGACGATCCAGCCGAGGGCATCAGCTGGCGGTCGGTCGAACGCCTGACGCCCTGA